The Candidatus Tanganyikabacteria bacterium genomic sequence CGGCCTGATAGCGCGGCTCTGATGACTTCGCTCCGGCATCGCGGCCGGCACGGAGGCCGGCCCCACCCGTTGCATCGGTGGCGCAGGCCTCCGTGCCTGCGTCCGATAGGCGCCAGGTCATTTGAGCGCCGCTATGAGGAGGCGGCACGGCCGCCGACGGCTTCTGGGAGCCCGGCCCGTAGCGCCGGAAGCGCCGCGCGATGCGGCAAAGCTCCTGGGCTATGCGATCGGGCGGCAGCACGTAGTCCACGCACCCCGCCGCCGCCGCGCTCTTGGGCATGCTGTCGAACTTGGCGGTGCTCTCATCCTGGGCGAGGGTGTAGCCGCCGGCCCGCTTGATGTCGCAGATGCCGTCGGTGCCGTCGGTCATGGTCCCCGAGAGGATCACTCCGACGGCGCCGTGGCCGTACTCGCGGGCCAGGTTGGACAGGAAGCGGTTGATCGGCCGGGGCCGCGCCTCGTGGCCTGCCGGGGACAGGCGCAGCACGCCCTTGTCGATCGTGACGTCGAGGTGCGGCGGCGCGACGTAGATGTGGTCATGCTTGATCACCAGGCCGTCCTTCGGCTCGCAGCACGGGCATCGGCGTGATTTGCCCGAAGATCGACGCGACCGCGCTCTCGTAGCTGGGGTCGAGGTGCTGCACGTAGATGACCGCCAGGCCGGGCTTTGCGCCCAGGCCCCCGATCAGGCCCCGCATGGCCTCGATGCCGCCCGCCGAGGCCCCGACGCCCACGATGGGGTACATCACCCCGGGTTCGGGCGGGACGCTCTCCTTCTGGGCACGCCCGGGCCGGGCGGCCTTGACCTTCTGCGGCTCCGGGTGCTGCGGCTCGCCTGCTTCTCCGGCAGGTCGCTCGCTGTCCTCCACGCTGTCCCCCCTCGCGACGGTAGGAACAGTGTAACTCCTCGGCGAGCGGTGCGGATCGGTCGTACGATCCGGGGCCGGCGGCCTAGTTCTTCGGCTCGCCGGCCCCTGCCTGGTACTGGAACCAGACGTCGTTGACCGCGCCCTGCTGGCCGTTGCGCACGAAGCCCTCGCCGACCTGGCGGTGCTCGTTGCCTTGCTCGTCGCGGTTGAGGCCGGCCTCGGCGTAGCCGACGCTGATCTCGGTGATGCCGAGATCCTCGAGCGACACGCGCTTGCCGTCGACCAGCATGCTGAGGCCCGTCTTCTCGCCCAGGGCCTTGAGTTCGGCCGCGCCGAGCCTGCCGTCGGCGACGGCCTCGGCGCCCAGGTGCTTGGCGGCCAGGGCCCTGAGCGCCTCGAAACCGTTGGCGTACTTCTTGCCGTCCACCAGAGTGTTGTTGCCGAACAACTCGGTGCCGTCCTCGCCCACGGCGCCGTCACCGTCGCCGTCGAACGCGAGCACGCCGTCGCCCGGCCCGGCCCACGCGGTCTTGTCCAGGGTGCCGTCGCCGTCGAGGTCGAAGACCTTGCCGCCGGCGACGCCTGTCGTGCCGACCTTGCCGTCGCCGTTGAGATCGAAGACCAGCGGCGAGGCGGTCTTCTGGGCATCCTCGTAGCACTTCTGGGCCGCCTGGTCGTTGCCCTCGAGCATGTTCTTGATGGTCTCGCGGAGCAGGCGGCCACCGTTGGGCCCGGTGCCCTTGGTCGGATCGACGTTCTTGCCGATGCCGTTCCAGTCGCCGTACTTCTGCTCGAGCATCCTCATGACGTCGGGCGGCACCTGGTTGGACTTCCCTTCCAGGAAGTCGCGGGTCGCGACGTAGGTCTTGAGCTTCTCGACCAGGCCCGTGAGGGCGTTCATGTCCGGCGGATCTGACAGGAGGGCCAGGAAGATCTTCGCGAGCAGGGCCTTGAGGATGGGATCCTTGATGTCGGCCAGGAGGCCCTGGTACTCGCCGTAGAGGTAGTTCGAGTTCTTGACGAGCGTATCGAGCGGATCATTGGTCAGTTTCGACACCAGTTCGTCCAGGGTGAGCTTGGGCAGGGCGCCCGCGCCGGCCGGGAGTTGCGAGACGGCGCCGCCCGGAACCAAGGTCGCGGCGTCGGGCTTGCCCTCGGGCACCTCGACGTCCCCGTACTTCTTCATCTCGATCAGCTTGCCCGGGTCGGTGGGCATCACCGGAGGGGCCTCGACCAGGCCCCAGCCCGAACGCACCTTGCCGTCCGCGCCTATCAGCGACGACCCGCCGCCGTTGTCTATCTTGCTCATTACTCGGTTTTCCTCTTACGTAGTATTTGCCCGCCAATTTCCGAAACCCGGTAAATTTGAAGCGGAGCAAGCGACAACCAAACGAGGATCTAAGAAATGGCGCCAGAGAAGCCCTTGCGCGGCTTGAATCCCAGACGGCCGGCGTTCTTGGTCCTGGAGCGCGACGGCAACTGGGCCACGTTCGAGACCAACACCGGCGCGCGCGCCTTGCTGGTATTCACGACTCCCGAGAAAGCGGCCGAGTTCTACAAGGCGCAGGGCGCGGGCAAGGCGAAGGCCGTCGAGATCCTCGCCAGGGGCGTTCCCGGCCTCATAGACCTCTGCAAGCGCAAGGGCGTCCTCGAGTACGTCCTCGACATGGGGAGCGCCGCGCTTCCGGCCGACGGGCAGCCCATCGCCAACCTCGCGCGCCTGCGCTGAGCCAGAGCCTGTATCCTGGTGCAGATCATGGAGGCCAGGGTGCGGTGACTTGGGCCGTGCGAGCGGTGGACGAGGTGGGCGCTCGCGTGCTCGGCCTGTTTCGCTACGGCTGGATCCTGCTCGCTTTCTTCTACCTTTCGGTCAAGATGCTCTGGGTGGGCCGCAACCTGGGCCATCGCGACTTCCTGCGCCAGGTGCTCCTCCAGGTGTATTTCACCGCCGTGCAGGCCATCGGGCCGGTCGTCGTGCTGGCCCTGGGGGTAGGCGTGCTGGCGATCGTGCAGGGCGTGCACGGCGTCGGGTCGCTCTCGGGCGCCGAGGAACTCGGGAGGACCGTCACGGTGGTGGTCATGCGCGAGCTGGCGCCGTTTCTGACGGGTATCGTCGTCATCTCGCGCTCGGTGACCGCCATCTCGGTCGAACTCGGCATCATGCGGGTACAGCGCGAGGTCGAGGCCCTCGAGGTCATGGGCATTCCGCCCATCCGCCACCTGGTGACCCCGCGGGTGTTCGGCGGGTTGCTGGCGGTCTTCGGCCTCAGCGTCCTGTTCGCGGCGGTGGCGCTGCTCGGCGGGTTCGTCATGGCGCAGATCCTGGTCAACCTGCCGGCCTCGGTGTTCTTCGGCTCGGTCCTCACCGCCACCGCGCCGGTCGATCTGCTCGCGTTCTCCGCCAAGATCCTGGTGGGCGGGACCGGCATCTTCCTGATCGCCTGCTACCACGGCATGGACGTGGGCGGGTCGCC encodes the following:
- a CDS encoding ABC transporter permease, with the translated sequence MTWAVRAVDEVGARVLGLFRYGWILLAFFYLSVKMLWVGRNLGHRDFLRQVLLQVYFTAVQAIGPVVVLALGVGVLAIVQGVHGVGSLSGAEELGRTVTVVVMRELAPFLTGIVVISRSVTAISVELGIMRVQREVEALEVMGIPPIRHLVTPRVFGGLLAVFGLSVLFAAVALLGGFVMAQILVNLPASVFFGSVLTATAPVDLLAFSAKILVGGTGIFLIACYHGMDVGGSPTEVPVAVSRAALNALFFLVAVHAVVSVATFLHLAPAGVLGGML